In Sceloporus undulatus isolate JIND9_A2432 ecotype Alabama chromosome 7, SceUnd_v1.1, whole genome shotgun sequence, one DNA window encodes the following:
- the MMGT1 gene encoding ER membrane protein complex subunit 5 has product MAAGASLWKGLVGVGLFALAHAAFSAAQHRSYMRLTEKEDETLPIDIVLQTLLAFAVTCYGIVHIAGEFKDMDATSELKNKTFDTLRNHPSFYVFNHRGRVLFQSPDTVHSPSNQDALLSSTSLKLRKLEPLRR; this is encoded by the exons ATGGCGGCGGGCGCCTCGCTGTGGAAAGGGCTGGTCGGGGTCGGGCTCTTCGCCCTGGCGCACGCGGCCTTCTCCGCCGCCCAGC ATCGTTCCTATATGAGGTTAACGGAAAAGGAGGATGAAACCTTGCCAATAGAT ATAGTTCTTCAAACACTGTTGGCCTTTGCAGTTACCTGTTATGGGATAGTACATATTGCAGGAGAATTTAAAGACATGGATGCCACTTCAGAGCTAAAAAATAA GACATTTGACACATTAAGGAATCACCCATCCTTCTACGTATTTAATCACCGGGGCAGAGTATTATTCCAGTCCCCGGACACTGTCCATTCTCCCTCCAACCAGGATGCTTTGTTGTCCAGCACATCGCTGAAATTGCGAAAACTTGAACCTCTCCGCCGTTAA